In Fusobacterium sp., the genomic stretch CAACAACCTTGAATTTATAGCGTATCATGGAGTATTTCCTGAAGAGAAAAAACTAGGACAGAAGTTTTTAGTTTCAGCAGAAATGACAACATCAACAAGGGAAGCTGGAAAAACTGGTAATTTGAAAAAGTCTACACATTATGGACTTGTGGCTAATGATATAGGAGAAATATTTACTGGAAAAAGCATAGATTTAATTGAAACTTGTGCTGAAGATATAGCAGAGATGATATTAAGTAAATATCCTTTGATTTCTGAAGTAAAAGTGACAGTAAAGAAACCTTGGGCACCTTTGCAGATGCATTTTGAAAATGTAGCTGTAGAGATAACAAGAAAAAGGCATACAGTGTATCTTTCTATTGGATCTAATATGGGAGATAAAAAACAAAATCTTCTTACAGCCATAGAAAAAATAGGTTTAATAAAACAAACAAATGTAATCAAAACAAGCACAATTATCGAGACAGAGCCCTTTGGAATAAAGGAGCAGGATGATTTTCTTAATGCTTGTTTAGAAATAAAAACGTTATTATATCCTCATGAACTATTAAAAGAACTTTTAGGAATAGAAGAAGAAATGGGAAGAAAAAGAATAAAAAAATGGGGACCCAGAATTATTGATATAGATATGCTTCTTTTTGATAAAGAAGTAATAGAAGATGATGATTTGGCTGTACCCCATCCATGGATGTGTGATAGAAGTTTTGTGCTTGAACCACTGTGTGAAATAGCTCCAAATATAATTCATCCTTTAGAGAAAAAAACAATTTTTAATCTAAAAAGAATTTTAGATGAAGCTACAGACGAAAAAGAAAATGAAATATTAAGTTAAAATAAAAAAGAGATCTGTTATAAACTTAGAATAGCTCAATTACTATCACTAAAAAAGCTGACTTGAATTTTTTCATGTCAGCTTTTTCTATTAAAAAAATTAGTAAAAATCTATAAAATGATTTCTATTTTTTATTAAATAATACTTTTTATATTTAAATTTTCTAATTCTTTTGAAATTAATAATGAATGTTCCTTTAAAAGATTTCTTATTTTTATAATTCCTTTTTGATTAGTTCTAAAAATTGGAAGACTGACTCCCATAGCAGCATTTATCTTATTATTTATCATTATGGGAACAGCTATACAGCATGCATCAGAGGTAACTTCTCCGAATTCTTCAGCAAATTTATTGATTTTAGCTTTTTTTATAATTTCGAGTAACTCCTCTATATCTGTGATAGTATTTTCTGTAAACTGACTAATTCCATTAGAATATAACTTTCTTATTTCATCTTCTGAATACTTACAAAGGAGTACTCTTCCAAGTCCTGTACAATATAGAGGAAGATTTCTTCCTATAGAAGACATTAACTTTATAGGGAGAGAACATTCTACTTTTGTCAAATAAAGAACTTCATTATTATGATTTATTCCTATTTGACAAGTCTCATTACATTGAGCAACTATTGATCTCATATGAGACTTTATAATTTCAAGACCATTTACATTTTCTAAATAAGTCTGTCCTACTTGAAAAGTAGCTAAACCAACAGAATAAGTTTGAGAAATAGGATCTAAAACTAAAAATTCAAGTTCGACTAAAGTTTTTAAAATAGGAGATAAGGTACTTTTAGGCATATTAGTCAATTTTGAAATACTTGAAAAATTTAATTTTCCAGAATTTTTAGCTATAATTTGTAAGATATTTGTGACTCTTTCTGTAGGATTATGTAATAAAGTTTCCATTTTTTCCTTCTTTCTTAAAAATAATTCTATTTAATATCTTAACAAAAAAAATAAGAAAAAGCTATTGAAATTTCAATTTTAAAAATTTGTAATATGACAATAAAAAATAATGATTGACTTATAAAAAAGTTTATAGTATATTTTATTTATTCTTAATTACGAACTAGTTCGTAATTAAGAATAAAAGTGGAGGTTAAAAAATTATGAATAAAGAAACAATAATATCTCCATCTTGGTCAATTCACAGTGGTGTGGGAACAGCAAGTTATACATTTATATGGGGAATGGTTGGAGAGAATCAAACCTTTACAGATATGGATCATGTAGCAATGAAAGATATAAGATAAAGTTGAAATATATATTTTATTAGGAGGCAAAAAATGTT encodes the following:
- the folK gene encoding 2-amino-4-hydroxy-6-hydroxymethyldihydropteridine diphosphokinase, with the protein product MDKIYINNLEFIAYHGVFPEEKKLGQKFLVSAEMTTSTREAGKTGNLKKSTHYGLVANDIGEIFTGKSIDLIETCAEDIAEMILSKYPLISEVKVTVKKPWAPLQMHFENVAVEITRKRHTVYLSIGSNMGDKKQNLLTAIEKIGLIKQTNVIKTSTIIETEPFGIKEQDDFLNACLEIKTLLYPHELLKELLGIEEEMGRKRIKKWGPRIIDIDMLLFDKEVIEDDDLAVPHPWMCDRSFVLEPLCEIAPNIIHPLEKKTIFNLKRILDEATDEKENEILS
- a CDS encoding IclR family transcriptional regulator, whose protein sequence is METLLHNPTERVTNILQIIAKNSGKLNFSSISKLTNMPKSTLSPILKTLVELEFLVLDPISQTYSVGLATFQVGQTYLENVNGLEIIKSHMRSIVAQCNETCQIGINHNNEVLYLTKVECSLPIKLMSSIGRNLPLYCTGLGRVLLCKYSEDEIRKLYSNGISQFTENTITDIEELLEIIKKAKINKFAEEFGEVTSDACCIAVPIMINNKINAAMGVSLPIFRTNQKGIIKIRNLLKEHSLLISKELENLNIKSII